In Capsicum annuum cultivar UCD-10X-F1 chromosome 7, UCD10Xv1.1, whole genome shotgun sequence, one genomic interval encodes:
- the LOC124885719 gene encoding uncharacterized protein LOC124885719, which translates to MSIKLVFGGFTLTVCSVYVPQLGLSGEEKIRFWEDLDEVARGVPRSEKIIVAEDFNGHIGELPGGFSNVHGGLGFGERNEEGAALLDFARSFGLVVVNSSFSKKDDHLITFRSAIAKSQIDFLLLKKANRGRFYVLPSCSMRFVRL; encoded by the exons atgtctattaagttagtCTTTGGAGGGTTTACCCTGACCGTATGTAGTGTGTATGTGCCGCAGCTGGGCTTGAGCGGGGAGGAGAAGATCCGGTTTTGGGAGGACTTGGATGAGGTGGCAAGAGGCGTGCCTAGGTCTGAGAAGATTATTGTAGCAGAGGATTTTAATGGGCACATCGGGGAGTTACCGGGAGGCTTTAGCAATGTGCATGGTGGTTtgggttttggggagagaaatgaagagggagcTGCTCTGCTAGATTTTGCGAGGTCTTTTGGGTTGGTGGTGGTGAATTCGAGCTTTTCAAAGAAGGACGATCACTTGATCACCTTCCGAAGCGCGATAGCTAAGAgccaaattgactttttgctacTTAAGAAAGCGAATAGG GGGCGTTTTTATGTcttgccatcttgttccatgcgtTTTGTACGATTGTGA